In Arthrobacter sp. StoSoilB5, one genomic interval encodes:
- a CDS encoding IS30 family transposase has product MRAQGHSLRQIGAVIGRSASTVSRELRRNSVAGLPYRATSAHVLAYERASRPKPAKLHTNTVLRAKVEEDLKMKYSPEQIAGRLRVEFPDEPEMRVSPETIYQSLYVQSRGALNRDLAACLRTGRALRQPCRKAGQRKNRIPGMINISERPPEVQDRAVPGHWDGDLIIGKGNQSAIGTLVERTTNYTMLVHLPDGYKAEQMRDALAAKIKTLPEALRHSLTWDQGIEMQDWKSVKINAGIDIYFCDPHSPWQRGINENTNGLLRQYFPKGTDLSIHSAEDLDWVAQELNDRPRKRLEFRKPIELIEGLLLQ; this is encoded by the coding sequence ATGCGCGCCCAGGGACACTCGCTGCGCCAGATCGGGGCCGTGATCGGCAGATCGGCCTCGACGGTGTCCAGGGAGCTTCGACGCAATTCGGTGGCCGGGTTGCCCTACCGGGCGACGTCCGCTCACGTGCTGGCGTACGAGCGCGCTTCGCGGCCGAAACCGGCGAAACTGCACACGAACACGGTGTTGCGTGCGAAGGTGGAAGAGGATCTGAAAATGAAGTACTCGCCGGAGCAGATCGCAGGACGCCTGCGGGTTGAGTTTCCCGATGAGCCGGAGATGCGGGTGTCACCTGAGACCATTTACCAGTCCCTCTACGTTCAGTCCCGCGGGGCACTCAACCGGGATCTGGCCGCGTGTTTGCGCACCGGGCGTGCGCTCAGGCAGCCGTGCAGGAAGGCCGGCCAGCGGAAGAACCGGATCCCGGGGATGATCAATATCTCCGAGCGTCCACCCGAGGTTCAGGACCGTGCGGTGCCGGGGCACTGGGACGGCGACCTTATCATCGGCAAGGGCAACCAGTCCGCGATCGGGACCCTCGTTGAGCGAACCACCAACTACACGATGCTCGTTCATCTTCCCGATGGATACAAAGCAGAACAAATGCGTGACGCCCTGGCAGCCAAGATCAAGACACTCCCCGAGGCGCTACGGCATTCCCTCACCTGGGACCAGGGCATCGAAATGCAGGACTGGAAGAGCGTGAAAATCAATGCCGGCATCGACATCTACTTCTGCGACCCGCACTCACCCTGGCAGCGCGGCATCAACGAAAACACGAATGGCCTGCTGCGCCAGTACTTCCCGAAAGGCACCGACCTGAGCATCCACAGCGCCGAAGACCTCGACTGGGTCGCGCAGGAACTCAACGACCGGCCGCGCAAAAGACTAGAGTTCAGAAAACCGATCGAATTGATCGAAGGACTCCTGTTGCAATGA
- a CDS encoding LysR substrate-binding domain-containing protein, with amino-acid sequence MLATLAEYERELIVERVNAGIAAARKGGTRFGRPLSDPVVIADKLRIVTEARAKGRTAEEAARLEDGAPSVTFPDACPVGGPRVINVQRLRLLRELSFLGTISAVADSMGLTRPVVSQQLSQLEKDTGLVLVERAGRTVRLTGAGIRLVEQSHEVFESLERIDAEIAVTKNSISGDIRISVFPSFSATVLPTAMALLRGSHSQLRSTWSNTSRLKPSLTSWPNVRMLRYWTTFPIRIPATKQFFYQPLFAGDFYVVMSEQHPYRKLDTVPLAHLASEDWALNRSARIYHTSIVDACLGEGFRPNITCDCKDTTTVLQMIRAGLAISVLPGLALIGRHTGLIVRPLDLALRREVLFATLKGRANHPAILECFRAMRSSYARCVQPGLQGFADSQSTEHPFDPDSTAN; translated from the coding sequence ATGCTCGCTACCTTGGCCGAATATGAGCGGGAGTTGATTGTCGAGCGTGTCAACGCCGGGATCGCTGCTGCACGAAAGGGTGGAACAAGGTTCGGCCGCCCGCTCTCGGACCCGGTCGTGATAGCTGACAAGCTGCGGATCGTGACCGAAGCGCGGGCCAAGGGCCGCACCGCTGAGGAAGCCGCCCGGCTGGAAGACGGAGCGCCTTCCGTTACTTTTCCTGACGCTTGTCCCGTGGGAGGTCCCCGAGTGATTAATGTTCAGAGGCTTCGGCTCCTGAGGGAGCTCTCGTTCCTGGGGACGATTTCCGCAGTGGCCGACTCGATGGGGCTGACGCGACCGGTAGTCTCTCAGCAGCTTTCCCAGTTGGAAAAGGACACCGGGCTCGTCTTGGTCGAACGGGCCGGGCGCACTGTGCGCCTGACCGGAGCAGGTATCCGGCTCGTTGAACAAAGCCATGAAGTCTTTGAGTCGCTTGAGCGCATTGATGCAGAAATTGCGGTCACGAAGAACTCAATCTCAGGCGACATCAGGATCTCCGTTTTTCCGTCGTTCTCGGCCACGGTGCTGCCGACGGCCATGGCTCTGCTACGTGGGTCCCACTCACAGCTGAGGTCCACATGGTCGAACACGAGCCGGCTGAAGCCATCATTGACCTCATGGCCAAACGTGCGGATGTTGCGATATTGGACAACCTTTCCCATCAGGATCCCCGCAACGAAGCAGTTTTTTTATCAGCCCTTGTTCGCGGGCGACTTTTACGTGGTCATGTCCGAGCAACACCCTTATCGGAAACTCGACACTGTGCCTTTGGCGCACTTGGCGAGCGAAGACTGGGCGCTCAATAGGTCCGCGCGGATCTACCACACGTCGATCGTCGACGCGTGCCTTGGGGAGGGTTTTCGGCCCAACATCACCTGCGACTGCAAAGACACCACGACAGTCCTGCAGATGATCCGCGCGGGCTTGGCCATCTCCGTCCTCCCCGGCCTGGCCCTCATTGGCCGCCACACCGGACTCATCGTCAGACCCCTGGACCTCGCACTAAGGCGCGAAGTGCTCTTCGCCACCCTCAAGGGCCGCGCCAATCACCCGGCAATACTCGAATGCTTCCGCGCCATGCGATCCTCGTACGCACGCTGCGTCCAACCCGGACTCCAAGGCTTCGCCGATTCCCAATCGACGGAACATCCATTTGATCCGGACTCAACTGCGAACTGA
- a CDS encoding LacI family DNA-binding transcriptional regulator yields MSKTTVSDALIGSGRVSEATRQKTLLVAQRMGYVSNRAARLLRRSQTGALGLYIPGHVRNLSFYMEFAFGAADESALHDLDLTLIGRGVGSKRRSGPPQVDGLIAVDPLDGDPVLESLLGSDLPVVTVGRILDETQSRPLAVIEIDHYSMATALLEALRAAGGRRPLLLASDEKFSSSYTFDVSRAYADWCSGSGIEPVVIPLSVTPTDQELAAAMQGIADQNDVDALVSVAQGLAGRAAPVLQSMGRRLGKDFHLGSLVGDPATELRNPLIHAVDLRPREFGHEAVNFMREIISGQASETGRRNHPATLTAG; encoded by the coding sequence ATGTCGAAGACAACGGTCTCGGATGCCCTCATAGGTTCGGGCCGCGTTTCGGAGGCAACCCGGCAGAAGACTCTCTTGGTCGCGCAGAGAATGGGATATGTCTCCAACCGGGCAGCGCGCCTGCTGCGCCGCAGCCAAACTGGCGCTTTGGGCCTGTACATACCCGGTCATGTCCGCAATTTGTCTTTCTACATGGAGTTCGCTTTTGGGGCGGCGGACGAGTCGGCACTCCATGATCTTGACCTGACGCTGATAGGTCGAGGAGTAGGCAGCAAAAGACGCTCAGGGCCACCTCAGGTTGATGGGCTCATTGCCGTTGATCCTCTTGACGGAGATCCTGTCCTTGAGTCGTTATTGGGCTCCGATCTTCCGGTGGTAACTGTCGGGCGAATATTGGACGAGACACAGAGCCGTCCCCTGGCCGTGATCGAGATAGACCACTACAGCATGGCAACGGCCCTGCTTGAGGCACTTCGTGCCGCTGGTGGGCGCCGGCCGTTGCTCCTTGCATCAGATGAGAAGTTCAGCTCGTCCTACACCTTTGATGTATCACGTGCCTATGCTGACTGGTGCTCCGGCTCCGGTATTGAGCCTGTAGTGATTCCCCTCTCCGTGACCCCCACGGATCAGGAGCTCGCCGCGGCCATGCAAGGAATTGCGGACCAGAATGACGTCGATGCTTTGGTCTCTGTAGCGCAGGGGCTGGCGGGACGCGCCGCGCCCGTACTTCAGTCCATGGGACGTCGGCTCGGCAAGGACTTCCACCTAGGCTCCCTCGTAGGGGACCCGGCCACTGAGCTAAGGAATCCATTGATTCACGCCGTGGATCTCCGTCCTCGGGAGTTCGGCCACGAGGCCGTGAATTTTATGCGCGAGATCATTTCAGGCCAGGCATCCGAAACCGGCCGGCGAAACCATCCCGCGACGTTGACCGCCGGCTAA
- a CDS encoding TetR/AcrR family transcriptional regulator, translating into MSKNEIIAAAIDLVMNSGYGSLTMRTLAAHMHVRHYAIYNHLRSKDQLLSMIAGNLMSRIDIEGLELLPWPTGIRHWALSYYEVFCQHPGLIPFLVAHPLEGAPAKRMYEALTIYLRKNGWLENKIIPGIMALEALIFGNVLLADSRSQARMGMFADHQTSEQARIQFEIGLDAFLAGIF; encoded by the coding sequence GTGTCAAAGAATGAAATCATCGCCGCGGCGATTGACCTCGTAATGAACTCCGGATACGGATCGCTTACTATGAGGACGCTTGCCGCCCACATGCACGTCAGGCACTACGCTATCTACAATCACCTGCGCTCAAAGGACCAACTACTATCCATGATCGCCGGGAACCTTATGTCCCGAATCGACATCGAGGGCCTAGAACTATTGCCGTGGCCCACGGGAATCAGACATTGGGCTCTGTCCTATTACGAAGTGTTCTGCCAGCATCCAGGACTGATACCTTTTCTCGTCGCGCATCCGCTTGAAGGCGCTCCGGCTAAGCGGATGTACGAGGCGCTTACCATCTATCTTCGGAAAAATGGCTGGCTGGAGAACAAAATAATCCCAGGCATAATGGCCCTCGAGGCACTTATTTTCGGTAACGTTCTCTTGGCCGACTCCCGCTCCCAAGCGCGAATGGGCATGTTCGCCGATCATCAGACGTCCGAGCAAGCCAGAATTCAATTTGAGATCGGACTCGACGCGTTTTTGGCTGGAATCTTTTAG
- a CDS encoding alpha-ketoacid dehydrogenase subunit beta: MSTMTFSRAINAGLRKSLENDPKVILMGEDIGALGGVFRVTDGLQKDFGNHRVVDTPLAESAIMGTAVGLAYRGYRPVVEIQFDGFIYPAFDQIVSQVAKLHYRTQGAVKMPITVRVPFGGGSGSPEHHSKSPEAYFTHTSGLRVVTVSNPQDAHTVIQQAIASDDPVLYLEPKRRYHDKGEVDEAVDLSTALPMDQARVVTEGTDVTLVAYGPLVKTARDAATAASDEGVSIEVVDLRSLAPADYATVKASVRKTGRLVITHEAGQSGGLGAEVAASITERCFYHLEAAPVRITGFDIPYPYSKLEMHHLPGLDRILDGVDRALGRPNSLSGLEG; encoded by the coding sequence ATGAGCACCATGACCTTCAGCAGAGCCATCAACGCCGGCTTGCGCAAATCCCTCGAGAACGACCCCAAGGTCATCCTGATGGGGGAGGACATCGGCGCCCTCGGCGGCGTCTTCCGGGTCACGGACGGCCTGCAGAAGGACTTCGGCAATCACCGCGTCGTGGACACGCCACTGGCCGAATCCGCCATCATGGGCACCGCAGTCGGACTGGCGTACCGCGGCTACCGCCCGGTGGTGGAGATCCAGTTCGACGGCTTTATCTACCCGGCCTTCGACCAGATCGTGAGCCAGGTGGCCAAGCTGCATTACCGGACCCAGGGCGCCGTGAAGATGCCCATCACCGTCCGGGTACCCTTCGGCGGCGGCAGCGGCTCACCGGAACACCACTCGAAATCACCCGAGGCCTACTTCACCCACACCTCCGGGCTACGCGTGGTGACCGTGTCCAACCCGCAGGACGCCCACACCGTCATCCAGCAGGCCATCGCCAGCGACGATCCCGTCCTGTACTTAGAACCCAAACGCCGCTACCACGACAAAGGCGAAGTGGACGAGGCTGTTGACCTGTCCACCGCCCTGCCCATGGACCAGGCACGCGTCGTCACTGAGGGGACCGACGTGACACTCGTGGCCTACGGCCCCCTGGTCAAGACAGCCCGCGACGCCGCCACCGCCGCGTCGGACGAGGGAGTGTCCATCGAGGTCGTCGACCTGCGCTCGCTGGCGCCCGCTGACTACGCCACCGTGAAAGCCTCCGTGCGGAAAACCGGCCGGCTGGTCATCACCCACGAGGCCGGGCAGTCCGGCGGGCTCGGCGCAGAAGTGGCCGCCAGCATCACCGAGCGGTGCTTCTACCACCTTGAAGCCGCTCCCGTCAGGATCACCGGGTTCGATATTCCGTACCCGTACTCCAAACTCGAAATGCACCATCTGCCCGGCCTGGACAGAATCCTCGACGGCGTCGACCGTGCCCTGGGTCGGCCGAACTCCCTGAGTGGGCTGGAAGGATGA
- a CDS encoding sodium:solute symporter family protein has product MDILIGYGGVALFFLVVIVVLEKTKRRDATFSDYATAGRSFGSFYSTMAFVNTWLPGTIFIAFAGLAAAAGVIGFYFVPYSLLAAVLMFWLAKPVNRWGKLFDLRTQADLIGLRYNSKVVRVTAAAIGIIASFPWVILGMQSLGLVFTYLSFGAISGVAAVVIGILLIGVRQIWTVRFGMRGVVISDMVQGIFAYFIGTAVILGILVWLLTNGHGFGQVSPGFFTIPGPGSALGPMYLMSLVLTGAVGGWCWPDIFVRLFTARSTSTIKRSAAQAAPILFIFGTALTLLSILASSVPEVAEAPDNVWFITAGIGGVGLVTVAGICVVAATMGNVGANLQALGTMTANDIIGVARHHRVTDPKTGKIAVIVLTILAAAGAFATLNISTGLIVLALVSYQGICQLAPTLFFGIFWKRGNAAGATAGMIGGFITAAILEILYPTSIPWLGGLTSGVAALIVNVLLYVGCALALPSAPQERARVEELFAHLNETETATDTTTTTPIDEKEPSKARNAR; this is encoded by the coding sequence GTGGACATCCTCATCGGATACGGCGGCGTGGCTTTGTTCTTCCTCGTCGTCATCGTCGTTCTTGAGAAGACAAAGCGAAGGGATGCGACCTTCAGCGACTACGCCACCGCTGGACGTTCGTTCGGGTCTTTCTATAGCACTATGGCCTTCGTAAACACGTGGTTGCCTGGGACGATTTTCATTGCCTTCGCCGGTTTGGCTGCCGCGGCAGGTGTCATAGGTTTCTACTTTGTCCCTTACTCGCTCCTGGCCGCTGTCTTAATGTTCTGGCTCGCCAAGCCGGTGAACAGGTGGGGCAAACTCTTCGATCTGCGAACGCAGGCTGATCTGATCGGCCTGCGCTACAACTCCAAGGTCGTCCGTGTTACGGCCGCGGCCATCGGCATCATCGCCTCCTTCCCCTGGGTGATACTGGGCATGCAGTCGCTGGGACTTGTATTCACGTATCTTTCATTCGGTGCCATTAGCGGTGTTGCTGCAGTCGTCATCGGCATTCTGCTTATTGGTGTTCGTCAGATCTGGACCGTTCGCTTCGGAATGCGGGGCGTGGTCATCAGCGATATGGTTCAAGGAATTTTTGCCTACTTTATCGGGACGGCTGTGATCCTGGGAATCCTGGTCTGGCTTCTTACCAACGGTCATGGTTTCGGGCAGGTCAGCCCAGGATTCTTCACCATCCCAGGTCCCGGCAGCGCCTTAGGCCCCATGTATCTCATGTCGCTGGTTCTGACCGGCGCGGTTGGTGGCTGGTGCTGGCCCGACATCTTCGTCCGCCTTTTCACCGCACGCAGCACGTCCACCATCAAGCGTTCGGCTGCTCAGGCAGCCCCCATCCTGTTCATCTTCGGAACGGCCCTTACCCTCCTTTCCATCTTGGCATCCTCAGTTCCAGAGGTGGCCGAGGCCCCGGATAATGTCTGGTTCATCACCGCTGGAATCGGGGGCGTCGGCCTGGTGACCGTTGCCGGAATCTGTGTCGTTGCCGCCACCATGGGTAACGTTGGAGCCAACTTGCAGGCACTGGGCACCATGACGGCGAATGACATCATCGGCGTTGCGCGCCATCATCGCGTCACAGACCCCAAAACAGGGAAAATCGCTGTCATTGTGCTCACCATACTCGCGGCGGCCGGAGCCTTCGCAACGTTGAACATTTCTACGGGCCTGATAGTCCTCGCGCTCGTTTCCTATCAAGGCATTTGCCAGCTGGCACCCACACTCTTCTTCGGGATTTTTTGGAAGCGCGGTAACGCCGCAGGTGCCACTGCCGGAATGATCGGCGGCTTTATCACCGCGGCAATTTTAGAAATCCTATATCCGACTTCAATTCCGTGGCTCGGGGGACTCACTTCCGGTGTCGCGGCCCTCATCGTCAACGTGTTGCTCTACGTGGGCTGCGCACTTGCGCTCCCGTCGGCACCTCAAGAACGGGCGCGAGTCGAAGAGCTCTTCGCGCACTTGAACGAAACTGAGACCGCAACCGACACCACCACGACAACTCCAATTGATGAAAAAGAACCGAGCAAAGCAAGGAACGCACGATGA
- a CDS encoding amidohydrolase has protein sequence MSADTVYRAAHVVTFDPDRAQAEAVAVKNGTIVAVGSFAGVRPWIGPDTEVLDFGDVAMLPGLTDAHVHPIWGITGIAKGIDLTGLDTLHDVTARLQESDPIGPEEWILGWGLDPNIFNGPMSGRSFKESLQNRPVYLRLRDVHSAIVSPRALELAGITGEETFADKSLVELADDGRPSGLLLELSAMALIEPYLPSFTFEETTAAVLTQLKTMASLGLTGGHVMDFTEGSQEILEAIERATDLPVRLRLSPMCTPDMDEGQWKNLLNLQGLGGRRWQVEGIKFMIDGTIDNGTAWLEDPDIHGENTEAIWKDPSAYRRAVQYFIAAGIPTATHAIGDAAVRYVLDAIGAAEQSESQVPHRIEHIETIPDDLVQEFARLGVIASMQPVHATHHTRADRTDTWSARLGEERASHGWRCRDLRDIGVTLALGSDWPVTPVDPRAMMADSQLRRPVEKPDIQPVQPEQALTALMAYEGYTTHAARAAGHQDSAGKIKVGYRADFTILGAEPLQLTPEQQASNPVIATVIAGRPQFINQEHR, from the coding sequence ATGAGCGCTGACACTGTCTATCGGGCGGCCCACGTGGTTACTTTCGATCCCGACAGAGCACAGGCTGAGGCCGTTGCCGTCAAAAACGGCACTATCGTCGCTGTAGGTTCCTTCGCAGGTGTGCGGCCGTGGATCGGCCCGGACACCGAGGTGTTGGATTTCGGCGATGTCGCTATGCTTCCTGGCTTGACAGACGCCCACGTACATCCGATCTGGGGGATCACGGGTATAGCAAAAGGGATAGACCTGACCGGTCTTGACACACTGCACGACGTCACCGCACGCCTGCAAGAAAGCGACCCCATTGGCCCTGAGGAATGGATACTTGGATGGGGACTGGATCCGAACATCTTCAACGGGCCGATGAGTGGCCGCTCATTCAAGGAATCACTGCAAAACCGGCCGGTCTACCTGCGACTCAGGGATGTACATTCCGCAATTGTCAGTCCCCGCGCACTCGAGCTCGCCGGAATAACAGGAGAGGAAACGTTTGCCGACAAGTCATTGGTGGAGCTTGCCGACGACGGCCGGCCCAGTGGACTACTGCTCGAACTCAGCGCCATGGCCCTGATCGAACCATACCTTCCCAGCTTCACCTTCGAAGAAACAACGGCAGCTGTTCTTACACAACTTAAGACAATGGCATCACTCGGACTCACCGGTGGCCATGTCATGGACTTTACGGAGGGCAGCCAGGAAATTCTCGAGGCCATCGAGAGAGCGACCGATCTCCCGGTGCGGCTCAGGTTGTCCCCGATGTGCACGCCGGATATGGACGAAGGCCAATGGAAGAACCTCCTGAATCTCCAGGGCCTTGGCGGAAGGCGTTGGCAGGTAGAGGGCATTAAGTTCATGATTGATGGAACCATTGACAACGGCACAGCATGGCTCGAGGACCCAGACATCCATGGGGAAAACACAGAAGCAATCTGGAAGGATCCAAGCGCATACAGACGTGCGGTACAATACTTCATCGCCGCGGGGATCCCAACGGCAACGCATGCCATCGGCGACGCTGCCGTGCGTTACGTACTAGATGCCATAGGTGCAGCCGAGCAAAGCGAATCACAGGTCCCCCACAGGATCGAGCACATCGAGACCATACCGGATGACCTCGTCCAAGAGTTCGCCAGGCTCGGCGTCATCGCAAGCATGCAGCCAGTACACGCGACCCACCACACCCGGGCCGATCGAACGGACACATGGTCCGCACGCCTCGGCGAGGAAAGGGCCTCACACGGATGGCGATGCAGAGACCTCCGCGACATAGGAGTCACATTGGCGCTGGGCTCGGACTGGCCCGTCACTCCCGTTGATCCCCGAGCCATGATGGCTGACTCCCAGCTGCGCCGTCCGGTCGAAAAACCGGATATCCAGCCAGTCCAGCCCGAACAGGCTCTCACAGCCTTGATGGCTTACGAGGGTTATACGACCCACGCCGCCAGAGCGGCGGGACATCAGGATTCGGCGGGCAAGATCAAGGTCGGCTATCGCGCCGATTTCACCATCCTCGGCGCCGAGCCCCTGCAGCTGACACCCGAACAACAGGCTTCCAACCCTGTCATAGCCACCGTCATAGCCGGACGTCCGCAGTTCATCAATCAGGAGCACCGCTAA